The following coding sequences are from one Primulina eburnea isolate SZY01 chromosome 15, ASM2296580v1, whole genome shotgun sequence window:
- the LOC140815488 gene encoding uncharacterized protein → MGPSPVGYLWALDMGRGFGSDLDGLIHGHLCPIPSASLVLRVVPISEISVVSVSSPEGSGSDEEPPPASGVHPLYTPDTAIVGRGPTQLAQKIMYQLPSEADAAFINSLGWSDLTRRTCSSITEGMMYIGELVERANTTRSTACQDLREGMALREQLQATIDEMKASHAKELSESQARGDELLKEKQEFLKEKHELQRLTEDQAKEIQKLKTDLKNSQAELEDAKVRHVAEASSFKEEFLKSEEFVEIYGPKAFHYLGVGFEGAVGLFHAQGYPPPGAPTDFIDFEGFISSLPPDS, encoded by the exons ATGGGCCCTTCACCTGTGGGCTACCTGTGGGCCTTAGATATGGGCCGGGGGTTTGGGTCAGATCTTGATGGgctcatccatggg CATTTATGTCCGATTCCGAGTGCGAGTCTAGTTCTTCGAGTGGTTCCGATTTCTGAGATCTCAGTCGTGTCGGTCTCTTCTCCAGAAGGGTCAGGGTCGGATGAGGAGCCTCCCCCTGCATCAGGGGTACATCCTCTATACACACCAGATACAGCCATTGTGGGGCGGGGTCCTACTCAGCTGGCTCAAAAGATAATGTATCAGCTTCCTTCCGAAGCGGATGCGGCGTTCATTAATTCACTGGGGTGGTCTGACCTCACTCGTCGGACATGCAGCAGCATCACTGAG GGCATGATGTACATAGGGGAGTTGGTGGAGCGTGCCAACACCACTCGATCTACTGCCTGCCAAGACTTGCGCGAGGGCATGGCTCTTCGTGAACAGCTCCAAGCTACTATCGATGAGATGAAAGCGTCACATGCTAAGGAGCTTTCGGAGTCCCAAGCTCGAGGTGACGAGCTTCTGAAGGAAAAACAAGAGTTTCTGAAAGAGAAACACGAGCTCCAGCGACTGACAGAGGACCAAGCTAAAGAGATCCAGAAGTTAAAGACAGATTTAAAGAATTCGCAGGCTGAGCTCGAAGATGCCAAGGTGCGACACGTTGCAGAAGCTTCCTCCTTCAAAGAGGAATTTCTCAAATCCGAAGAATTTGTCGAGATCTATGGCCCGAAAGCTTTTCACTACCTGGGGGTGGGTTTCGAGGGTGCAGTCGGCCTTTTCCATGCTCAGGGCTATCCTCCACCAGGCGCCCCTACTGACTTTATCGACTTCGAGGGCTTCATATCGAGTCTCCCCCCCGATTCCTAG